One segment of Palaemon carinicauda isolate YSFRI2023 chromosome 35, ASM3689809v2, whole genome shotgun sequence DNA contains the following:
- the LOC137627213 gene encoding putative per-hexamer repeat protein 5, with translation MNRWYNLRTRSPDTGALLGSSPDTGAFLESSPGTCALLESLPGTDALLESSPGNSTLLESSPGTDALLESPPGNSALLESSPGNSALLESSPGNSALLESSPGTGALLESSPGTGALLESSTGKGTLLESSPGTCALLESCPGTGALLESCPGNGTLLESSPGTCTLLESSPGTCALPESSPDTGALLESCPGTSTLLESCPGTCALLESCPGTCALLESCPGTGALLESCPGTCTLLCPDTSALLESCPDTGVLLGSSPGTAALLESSPGNSALLESCPGTGALLESSPGTAALLESSPGIAAFLESSPGNSALLESSPGNSALLESSPGTVALLESSPGRKREELNSFLLIVHVLKFHI, from the exons ATGAACAGATGGTATAATTTAAGAACCAG ATCTCCTGACACTGGCGCCCTCCTGGGAAGTTCTCCTGACACTGGTGCCTTTCTGGAAAGTTCTCCCGGCACTTGCGCCCTCCTGGAGAGTCTTCCTGGCACTGATGCTCTCCTGGAGAGTTCCCCTGGCAATagcaccctcctggaaagttctcctggcactgatgCCCTCCTGGAGAGTCCCCCTGGCAAtagcgccctcctggaaagttctcctggcaatAGCGCCCTCCTGGAGAGTTCCCCGGGCAAtagcgccctcctggaaagttctcctggcactggcgccctcctggaGAGTTCCcctggcactggagccctcctggaaagttctacTGGCAAGggcaccctcctggaaagttctcctggcacttgcgccctcctggaaagttgtCCTGGtactggcgccctcctggaaagttgtCCTGGCAATggcaccctcctggaaagttctcctggcacttgcaccctcctggaaagttctcctggcacttgCGCCCTCCCGGAAAGTTCTCCTGacactggcgccctcctggaaagttgtCCTGGCACTAGCACCCTCCTGGAAAGTTGTCCTGGCACttgcgccctcctggaaagttgtCCTGGCACttgcgccctcctggaaagttgtCCTGGtactggcgccctcctggaaagttgtCCTGGTACTTGCACCCTCCT TTGTCCTGACACtagcgccctcctggaaagttgtCCTGACACTGGCGTCCTCCTgggaagttctcctggcactgccGCCCTCCTGGAGAGTTCACCTGGCAATAGTGCCCTCCTGGAAAGTTGTCCTGGtactggcgccctcctggaaagttctcctggcactgctGCCCTCCTGGAGAGTTCCCCTGGCATTGCCGCCTTCCTGGAGAGTTCCCCTGGCAATAGCGCCCTCCTGGAGAGTTCCCCTGGCAATAGCGCCCTCCTGGAGAGTTCTCCTGGTACTGtggccctcctggaaagttctcctggccgAAAGAGGGAAGAGCTCAACTCATTCCTTCTGATTGTTCATGTTCTTAAATTCCATATTTAA
- the LOC137627212 gene encoding uncharacterized protein yields MAPGGFRCSPVDNPSEVGVRFPLDNPSEGGARFPLDNPSEGGARFPLDNPSEGRVRFLLDKPSEGGVRFLLDKPSEEGARFLLDNSCEGGVRFLLVNPSEGGVRFLLDNPSEGGVRSSPLDNSSEGGVRFLLDNPSEGGVRISPLDNPSEGRVRFPLDKPSEGGVRNSPLDNSSEGGVWCCPLNNPSERRVPCYPLYNPS; encoded by the coding sequence ATGGCCCCCGGCGGATTTCGTTGTTCTCCTGTGGATAACCCCTCAGAAGTAGGAGTTCGTTTTCCTCTGGATAACCCCTCCGAAGGGGGAGCTCGTTTTCCTCTGGATAACCCCTCCGAAGGGGGAGCTCGTTTTCCTCTGGATAACCCCTCCGAAGGGAGAGTTCGCTTTCTTCTGGATAAACCCTCCGAAGGGGGAGTTCGCTTTCTTCTGGATAAACCCTCCGAAGAGGGAGCTCGTTTTCTTCTGGATAACTCCTGCGAAGGGGGAGTTCGATTTCTTCTGGTTAACCCTTCCGAAGGGGGAGTTCGCTTTCTTCTGGATAACCCCTCCGAAGGGGGAGTTCGTAGTTCTCCTCTGGATAACTCCTCCGAAGGGGGAGTTCGTTTTCTTCTGGATAACCCCTCCGAAGGGGGAGTTCGTATTTCTCCTCTGGATAACCCCTCCGAAGGGAGAGTTCGGTTTCCTTTGGATAAACCCTCGGAAGGGGGAGTTCGTAATTCTCCTCTGGATAACTCCTCCGAAGGGGGAGTTTGGTGTTGTCCTCTGAATAACCCCTCTGAAAGGAGAGTTCCTTGTTATCCTCTGTATAACCCCTCTtaa